A DNA window from Spirochaetota bacterium contains the following coding sequences:
- a CDS encoding GIY-YIG nuclease family protein: MYILECSDGTYYTGSTVDLEKRVWEHENFFGANYTKKKHPVKLVYSEEYARVDEAFYREKQVQGWSHAKKKALIEGEYNKLPELSRNYTEYPRVSSAVASTGSVTEPLVELVETSVEKAAGTVASPVTSTGSVTGSLVELVETSVEPTASITANGRLDTPPAVISGASDSRTTKASNGVKSYIDVQAAQFDRLTASLGDREENRSLSSDEVAYRNDRSVESSAERSE, from the coding sequence ATGTATATACTCGAATGCTCCGACGGCACTTATTACACCGGCAGTACTGTTGATTTGGAGAAGCGCGTCTGGGAACATGAAAACTTTTTCGGTGCGAATTATACTAAGAAGAAGCATCCCGTAAAGCTCGTTTACTCCGAAGAATACGCGCGTGTTGACGAGGCGTTCTATCGTGAGAAACAGGTGCAGGGGTGGAGCCATGCGAAGAAGAAGGCGCTGATAGAAGGGGAATATAATAAGCTTCCTGAATTGTCAAGGAACTATACTGAATATCCAAGAGTCTCTTCTGCGGTCGCTTCGACAGGCTCAGTGACCGAACCGCTCGTTGAGCTTGTCGAAACGAGCGTAGAAAAAGCCGCTGGTACGGTCGCTTCTCCGGTCACTTCGACAGGCTCAGTGACCGGCTCGCTCGTTGAGCTTGTCGAAACGAGCGTAGAGCCGACTGCTTCGATAACCGCTAATGGTCGCCTCGATACACCGCCTGCAGTTATTTCGGGGGCCTCCGATTCCCGAACAACTAAGGCATCAAATGGTGTAAAAAGCTACATTGATGTGCAGGCGGCACAGTTCGACAGGCTCACTGCATCGCTCGGCGACCGAGAAGAAAACCGGTCGTTGAGTAGCGACGAAGTCGCGTATCGAAACGACCGTAGTGTAGAGTCGTCCGCGGAGCGATCCGAATGA